Within Desulfobacter sp., the genomic segment GCCGGACACGTTTTGAAGGGAAAACCGGGGGCATGATTGCTTCACAGACCGCCAAGTCCGTATTCCGACGGAACCACTATCCTTTAAAACAACTGGCCTGTGAGGCCAACGATAAGATAATGGACCAGATGGTCCGGCATGGGGTAAATGTGACAAGGAGGGAAAACCTCTGGAGCACCAGCGCTGCCGTTGTCCGGATCAAGGATCGGCAACTGGAATGGATCCAGACAGGGGATGCCTTCATTATTCTGATCCATGGCGACGATTCCCACAGGGTCCTGGTTGACCGGGAAGACCATGACCATGAAACCCTTACCCTGTGGAAAAAGCTGGTTCAAAAACAGATCTCCCGCCCCCCCGGCCGGCTCAACGGCAATGATCCGGAAAACGGGATTCCGGCGCTGAAACGGGCCCTGGCCCCCCAGATCAAAAAAGTCCGATTGGGAATGAATAAAAATTACGGCGTGCTCAACGGCGAAAAAAAGGCTGAACATTTTCTGAACCAGGGAAAAGTCTCCCTGGAAGGGGTAAGGGAGGTCCTGCTGTTCACAGACGGCCTGTCCATGCCCAGGGAGACCCCTGAAAAGCATAAGGACTTCACCCCCCTGGTAAAGGATTATCTTTCGCTGGGCCTCGACGGCGTGAAGGAACGGATCCGGAATAAAGAAAAGACGGATCCCCAATGCCTTGCCTTCCCCCGCTTTAAGTGCCATGACGACATAGCTGCCATAGCCGTCACCCTCTAAGACGCTTCCCTGGAAAGACAGGCCTCCTCATAAGCGGCCGCCATTCTTGAAAACACCTTTTCCCAGGTATATGCACGGGTAATTTTTCCGGCCCAGTCCATGTCCGGCTGCCTGTGGTCCAGTATGGTTTGAATACTTTTTTCAAGGGCGGCAGCCAGTTTTTCCTCCATGCCGGGCATATCCTTTTCAAAAGGAGTATCCACGGTTTCCAGGGGTGGCAGTGGGATCATCTCCACCATGGGGGATTGGGTGCTTCCAAGAATTTCCCTTGTACCCGGAAGTGCCGTGGTCAGGATCCGGCACCCCGAAGAGAGCGCTTCCATGATCACCAGGGGCAACCCCTCAAAAAATGACGGCAGGACAAAAAGATGGGCGGTTTTCATCAGGCCGGCAAGGTCGCGGTGGGATAAAGGCCCATGCACAACCACCCGGTCTCCAAGGGATTCTGCCAGTGCCAGGCACTCGTCTTTTTCCCTGCCGCTGCCGGACCCTGCCAGGTGGAGCCGGAAATTCAGGCGTGACACCTTTTTAATGG encodes:
- a CDS encoding protein phosphatase 2C domain-containing protein, which produces MEIRYILEKGTAEINEDCLVIQDNIFGVFDGATSLTGRTRFEGKTGGMIASQTAKSVFRRNHYPLKQLACEANDKIMDQMVRHGVNVTRRENLWSTSAAVVRIKDRQLEWIQTGDAFIILIHGDDSHRVLVDREDHDHETLTLWKKLVQKQISRPPGRLNGNDPENGIPALKRALAPQIKKVRLGMNKNYGVLNGEKKAEHFLNQGKVSLEGVREVLLFTDGLSMPRETPEKHKDFTPLVKDYLSLGLDGVKERIRNKEKTDPQCLAFPRFKCHDDIAAIAVTL